Genomic DNA from Lutibacter sp. A80:
AACTATCGCTAGTTTCTTGTTTTAAATTTGCATCGTTTACATGAATTACTTTTCTAGATCCAGATGATTCAATATGTAAATCCTCATCAAAAATTTGAGGAGCTCTGTAACCTCCAGAATAACTTACACGTGCTTGAAAATCAGATTGTATGTCGTATAAGAAATTAACGCGTGGACTAAATACATTTCCTGTTTTTTTACTAGCATTACTTTCTTTGTCTTCCACTGAATAATTATCTAAACGTGCGCCTACAGAAAGTTTTAATTTATCAATTTTAATATCATATTGAGAGAATATACCTAAAGTATTCATTTCTTGATTGGAAATAATTGTGTTATTGGTATGTGGAATTGAAACAATTTCATCTCCAATAATTACAGCATTTTCAATGTCTAAATATCCAAGTTTGCTATCCTTTAATGTAGCGTAAGTATCTTCAATTCCAACAATTAAATCAGATGTTTTAAATTTTGCATTGTACTGAACACCAGCGTTTATTGTTGCATCTTTAGTAGTACCATAGTCGCTTAAAGATTGTTCTGCTCCATAGTAAGAATCACGATTTATTTTTTGAACTGCTGCAAAAACAGATAATAAGTCATTTTCTCTATAATATTGTTCGAATGTTACTGCAGTAGTTGTTAAATTATGTTCTACAGCTTCAGAAATATCAGCTTCGTGGTTTGGATAATTAAATTTGTTACCACCTCTTCTTTCTTCATTTATATGGAAAAAATCTAAAGAAAGCTTAGCTCTAGTTCCTAGTTTGTGAAACATTCTAGAACCTAATGTAGTATTTTTAAGCAGTGCAATTTCTGAAAACGAATCTCCATTAGCATCAAAAGGTTTTCTGTTTCTGTTAAAGCCATAAAAAGCTACACCACTTTGTTGATTTTTACCAACAACTGTTGCATTAAAATTTAAAGAATAATCTGTTGCAGTAGCATCAGAATCTTCTAATCCAACACCTATAAAAGAATTGTTTACACCAACCTCAAAAGAATTTTGTGTTGGGTCTTTTAACAATATATTTATGGTTCCAGCAACAGCATTACCTCCATATAACGCAGATCCTCCTCCGCGTATAATCTCAACTTTTTCGATCATATTTGAAGGAATAAGTTCTAAGCCATATACACCAGCTAATCCGCTAAATATTGGTCTGCTATTAATTAATATTTGAGAATATGGGCCTTCTAAACCATTCATTCTAACCTGACTAAAACCGCAGTTTTGACAATCGTTTTCCATTCTTAACCCAGAACAAAAATTAAGTCCTTCACTTAATGTTACGGATTGGGTAGATTCAAAAATTTCGCTGTTAATTATGTTAACTATATTTGAAGCTTTTTTTCGAATTATTCTAGATCTATTACCTGTAACAATAACTTCTTCTAAACCTAAAATATCGGTTTCTAACTCTATATTTATATGTTTGTTTTCATTGTTTTGTAATTCAATATTTTGCTCAAAAGGTTTAAAACCTATAGCTTGTATTTGGATAGTGTATAATCCAGGCTTTAAGTTTGTAATATTAAATTCTGCATTTTCGTCTGTAGAGGTTCCAATTGTTGTACCTTTTAAAAAGATAGAAACATATGGAATTTCTCCACCATTACTTGTAGTTTTCCCTGTAATACTTGCACTTTTGTTACTGTCTTGTGCAAATATAGTTTGACTAATAAACACTATGCTTATTAGAATAAGTATAATTTTTTTCATTAAATATTTTAAATAGTTGATTTGATGTTTATTGTTTAAATACTATTTAAAATAGGGGGAGATTTGTTTTGTTTATAATGAAAATATAATTGTTTTATTAACGTTTTTGGAAAATAATACTTTGTAGAGATTATCGATTTTAAAGCTAATAAAGTAAATGCAATAATAGTTAAGTTAAATATGTTTATCGCACTTAATAATAAATACTCTAGCTTGGTGTGTTTATGAGATTTTAAAGGGTCATGGTCTTGTTGCTGATCAAAAGGGTGGGCGTGTGTTACTATTTCACCATTTGCTAGTTTATGTGAATGTAAGTAAACACTTTTGTTAGCAATATTTAATAATAGAATGCTTATGCTTAGTAAGCTTAAGAACTTTAAAATAAATTTATTTCTAAAGAATTTCATTCTATATCTTGGTTTGAGGCACAAAATTAGAACCATTCTAAATAAGAAACAAGCTTATTTAGAACAAATTTAAATAAGGATGACATTTATCATAAAAAAAGCCGAACGTATAGTTCGGCTTTTAATTTAGTAAGGTATTATTTTTTATAATTCCAATGCTTTTTTAGGATTGTTATCCATCAATAGTTCAGTAGGATTTTCAAGTGCTTCTTTAACAGCTACTAAGAAACCAACAGATTCTTTTCCATCAATAATTCTATGATCGTAAGAAAGTGCTACATACATAATTGGTCTTATTACCACTTCGCCATTTACAGCAATTGGGCGTTCTACAATATTGTGCATTCCTAAAATTCCACTTTGTGGTGGGTTGATAATTGGTGTAGAAAGCATAGAACCGAACACACCCCCATTTGTAATGGTAAAAGTACCTCCAGTCATTTCATCAACCGTAATTTGTCCATCTCTAGCTCTTATTGCTAAGCGTTTTACTTCACTCTCAACACCTCTAAAGCTTAAATTTTCAGCATTTCTAATAACAGGAACCATCAATCCTTTTGGTCCAGAAACAGCAATAGAAATATCTTGAAAATCGTGTGAGATTTTATAATCGCCATCTAACATAGAGTTTACATCTGGATATATTTTTAGAGCTCTTACAACTGCTAATGTAAAGAAACTCATAAAACCTAAACTTACACCGTGTTTAGCTTTAAAATCTTCTTTAAACTCTTTACGTAAATCAAAAATAGGTTTCATATCTACTTCGTTAAAAGTAGTAAGCATAGCAGTTTCGTTTTTAACAGCAACTAAACGTTGTGCAACTTTTCTACGTAACATAGAAAGTTTGCTTTTTTCTGAACCACGAGCGCCTCCAGTTGGAGTTCCCATGCTTGGAACAGCTTTTACAGCATCATCTTTTGTAATTCTACCATCTTTACCAGTTCCTTTTATTTCTGAAGCAGCAATTCCTTTTTCAGCCAATACTTTTTTTGCGGCTGGAGAAGCTGCACCACTAGCGTAAGTTGTTTTTTCTTCTTTAGGTTGTGCTTCTGTTTTTGGACTTTCAACTTCAACTGTAGTGTTTGTTTCGGTTGATGTACCTTCGGGTTTTTTAGCATCCATATCTATTAAGCAAACAACTGCTCCAACTTCTACAGCATCACCTTCTTCAGCTTTTAAAGTTATAATTCCGCTTTCTTCTGCAGGTAATTCTAGAGTTGCTTTGTCTGAATCTACTTCAGCAATTGGTTGATCTTTTTCAACATAATCACCATCTTCTACAAGCCACGTTGCAATTTCTACTTCTGTGATTGATTCTCCCGGAGAGGGAACTTTCATTTCTAAAACCATTGTTGTTAATTTTTTGTCTTTTTATGACGATTTTTTTATTCGTTAGTTTGAAATACTTTGTCTAATATTCTTTTATGTCTTCTTTTAAAACGTGCAGATGAACCTGCTGCAGGAACAGCATAAAATGGCTGTGAAGCTACTTCTAAAGGTACTAATCTAAAACGTTGTAACATATAACTCCAAGCACCCATGTTTTCAGGTTCTTCTTGTGCCCAAACATAATTTTTTACATTTGGATATTTATCAATAATTTGTTGTAATTTATCTAGATGAAGCGGGAAAAGTTGCTCAATTCTTACAAAAGCAATATCGTTTCTTTCTAAACTTGTTCTTTCAGCAAGTAAATCATAATAAAATTTACCTGTACAAAATACTAATTTAGTTACATTTTCTGGAGCAATAGTATCATCTATTACTTCTTCAAAATTACCATTTGCAAATTCATCTAAAGTTGATGTAACTAATGGATGACGCAATAAACTTTTTGGTGTAAATACAATAAGAGGTTTTCTGTATTTACGAATCATTTGACGGCGTAGTAAATGGTAAAAGTTAGCTGGTGTTGTACAGTCTGCAACAATCATATTATCTATTGCACATAATTGTAAATAACGTTCCATACGTGCAGATGAATGCTCAGACCCTTGTCCTTCGTAACCGTGAGGGAGTAGAACTACAATACCATTTTGAAGTTTCCACTTATCTTCTGCAGCAGATAAGTATTGGTCGAAAATAATTTGTGCACCGTTACTAAAATCTCCAAATTGCGCTTCCCAAATAGTTAATGTATTTGGATTTGCCATTGCATAACCATAATCAAACCCAAGAACACCGTATTCAGATAATAAAGAGTTGTAAATATACATTTGCCCTTTATTGCCTTTAACAGTATTTAATAGGTTTATTCTTTCTTCAGAAATTTCATCTCGTATAATTGCGTGTCTGTGGCTAAAAGTACCACGTTCAACATCTTGACCCGATATACGAACGTCAAAACCTTCTTGAAGTAAACTTCCGTAGGCTAAGGTTTCTCCCATTCCCCAATCAATTTTATCGGTTTCAAAAACCATTTTATTTCTATCTCTAAGAATACGTTCAGCTTTTCTTAAAAATTTTACACCTTCAGGAACTGTAGAAACTGTTTTTGAAATTTCTTGTAATTTTGATTTTGGATAATCTGTAGTTTCAGAAATTAACATAGCATCTAATCTATGTCTTTCAAAATCTTTCCAAGTATCTTTCATAAACTCTCTAACTTTAGAGGTTTCAGCTTGTTTAGATAGTTGGTATTCTTTTTCTAATAAGTTTTTAAAATCAGCAATTGTATTGTTTAAATATTGCGAATCGATAACGCCTTCTGAAATTAATTTTTCAGCATAAATATCTCTAGGATTTTTATGTTTAGCAATTGCTTTGTATAATTTTGGTTGTGTAAATCTAGGTTCGTCACCTTCATTATGGCCATATTTTCTATAACCTAATAGGTCTATAAAAATATCGCGCTTAAATTTCATTCTAAAATCTAAAGCCATTTCAACTGCGTGTACAACGGCTTCAACATCATCTGCATTTACGTGTAAAACGGGTGATAAGGTAACTTTGGCAATGTCTGTACAGTAAGTACTAGATCTACCATCTAGATAGTTAGTAGTAAACCCAATTTGGTTGTTTATAACAATATGAATTGTTCCACCTGTAGTATATCCAGGCAGTTTGCTCATTTGTGTTACTTCATATACCAAGCCTTGTCCAGCTATTGCAGCATCACCGTGAACGATAATTGGTAATATTTTGGAATTATTTCCGTTATATGTTTTGTCTATTTTTGCACGTGTAATACCTTCTACTATTGGCCCAACAGTTTCTAAATGTGAAGGGTTTGGAACTAAATTCATTTTTAGTTCCTTATTGTTTTTTAAGGTTTTGTTAATTGTTAATCCTAAATGGTATTTAACATCTCCATCAATGGTTTCATCTTCAAAATCTTTTCCTTCAAATTCACTAAAAATATCGCGAATAGGTTTTCTAAAAATATTGGCAAGTGTATTTAAACGCCCTCTATGAGCCATACCCAAAACAAATTCGTCTGCATCATAAATTTCTGCAGCATTTCTAATAACAGACCCTAATGCTGGTATTAAAGTTTCACCACCTTCTAAAGAAAATCGTTTTTGCCCAACGTATTTAGTTTGTAAAAAGTTTTCAAAAGTTACAGCTTGATTTAATTTTTGAAGAATGTACTTTTTAGATTCAACAGAGTAATTAGGGTGATTAGAGTTTTTGTTTAATTGTTTTTGAAGCCATTTTATTTCTTTTGGATTTCGAATATACATATATTCTACACCAATAGAATCGCAATAAATGTTTTGAAGGTGTTTTATAATATTACGAAGCGTATTTTTACCTGACCCAATCATGCCACCGGCATCAAAAACCGTATCTAAATCGTTTTCGGAAAGACCGAAATTTTCGATATCTAAAGTAGGTGTATATTGCCTGCGTGCACGAACTGGATTTGTTTTTGTAAAAAAGTGTCCACGTGTTCTATATCCGTTAATTAAATCAATTACTTTAAATTCTTTAAATACATTTTCTGGAATTTGAACTTCAGCATCTGTTACTGAGTAGTTCTCATTTGCAAAATCATATCCTTGAAAAAAACTTCTCCAGCTTGTTTCTACACTGTCTGGGTTAATTAGATACTGATCGTATAAATCGGCTATAAATTCTGTATGTACAGCATTTAAAAATGAAAATTTATCCATGTTTTATGTTAGTAGTCTATTGTTTTATTTATCTTGACAAAAATACAACTTTTACTAAAACTACCATTTTAATTAGGGTATTTTATGAATTATTGTATAAATGACAAAAAAAAAGTAATTAGGTTATAAAAGTGTATTTTTAACAACTTTTTTTATTATAAATAACAAAAATGTTCTAAAAAAATACATTTTTTTGATTCTACAAAATTCTAATTTACAAGTATTTATAAATGTGAAAAAAAATAAGTAAAAAAAAAGTGAAATTTTTTTAAAAAAACATTGCAAAAATAAGAAAAGCTTGTATATTTGCACTCGCAAAAGCAAATTGCATTCCTCCTTAGCTCAGTTGGTTAGAGCATCTGACTGTTAATCAGAGGGTCCTTGGTTCGAGCCCAAGAGGGGGAGCAAAATTAAACCTGCAGATTCTGCAGGTTTTTTTGTGCTTTTTAATGAAATATACTTTATGAGATTAAAATTTTTAATTCCTTTTCTGTTGTTTTATTCAGTAATATTTTGTCAAGAGATTGGGAATGTGAAAGTTGGTACTCATTTTGTAAAACTTCTAAAAATTGACAATCTGTTTTCGTTGGTTTATTCAGATGTAAAATCTGTAACTTCTACTCACGAAAAATCATTTAACTTTCCTAATAAAGAAACTATTTATTCTATACTAATAAATGGTTTTAATAGAAATAAAGGGCATCAAGTTATTATACAAACAAATAATGATACTATTGTGAAATTTAATTTTAAAAAATTAAATGGTGAATATATGCTCTATGTATACCAAAATAATTTAAACAATAATACATTTGGTAGAAGTGCATTTTTTACTAAAAATCAGATTATTCAACTTTTTGGCATGTAGTTAAAAGTAGACAGCTTCAAAAACGGCTAAAGGTGCACGCTTTCCAATATTTAAATTTAAGGTGTCTCCATTTATGGTGTAGTTATCTACAAGATTAAATATTTTTAAAAATTCAGATTCGTTGATGTTCAGGTCTGGACAAGCTTTTAGTGTTGAAAATATTTGTTTAAAACGAATACGATTTCCTTCTTCTATTGTAAAAGTTCCACTAAAGTTATTGCATCCAGCAAATCCAACAACTCTATTTTCATCAGACTTTAAAGTAAAATAGATTTCTCTTTCTTGTTTTTCATCCATTTTAATATCCTTTCCAGATAAAGTTTTTAATTTCCAATATTTTTCGGTAATCGGATTGTTATTTGTAATTTCTTGTTTTATGTCTGAGCTACCTTTAGTTTCTGTATTCACTGTTTTTGTTGTGTTGCAACTTATTATAACTAGTGTGATTAATGAGAGTATTATGTTTTTTGTATTCATATTTGGTTTTTAAAACTTTAATTTTTTTTTATGCTAAAAGTGTGCCAAGTTTATTAAGTAGAGGCTAAGTAGATTAAAGTTGATGGTAACTTAACATATTGTTAATAATGAAATGCAAAATATTTTTTAAAACTGCTATTTAAACTTCAAACTTAAAAACATCTCTTAAGTTTCTTAATATCAATTTTTTAGTTTATTTTTATTATTAAACTGTAAAATGTGGTTAAGAACTTCTTTTTTTAAAGTGTTAATTTTATGTAATCATTGTCTGTTAGGGTTTTTTTGGGAGTTATTTCTTTTAATTTTGATCTTAAATCTGTAGGGTATTTTCATATATAAAAAATAATAAAACCATAAAAAAACACTACACTAGGCTGTTATAATTTATTATAAACACTACATAAGTGTTTTAATCTGTTTATTTTCAGTAGTATAAAATTTTAAATAACCTACATTTTTTAAAGTGAACTTTAATAAGTGACATATGTCACTTTTAATACTTGAATGTATATTTAACTTTGGTGTAAAGATTTTGAATTATGATTAGAATATTTAAAACTTCCAAAAATGTTATTCTAAATATTGATGAATATTTTGATACTGTTGAGTTAGGGATATTAAACTTTAAAGAAGGTATCAATAATTATTTAGAAGGGAATCTTTCTGAGTTTGAAAACAATTTAGATAAAGTTAATAAACAGGAAGAATCTGCTGATGCAATAATTAGAAAGATTGAAAATGATTTTTATGTACATTCTTTAATGCCTAATTATTCGAGTGATATTTTAAGTCTATTAGAAAAAACAGATGACATTATAGATAAGATAAAAGATAATTTAAGTCAGTTTGATGTAGAAGATCCATATTTTCCAGAAGATATAAAAAATGATTTCTCAAGGTTGGTTTCTTTATCTGTAAAGTCTGCTGAAAATGTAATACCAGCAGCAAGAGTTTTTTTTACGGCTCCTAATTTAGTAAAAGATAAGTTACAAAAAGTAATTTTTTACGAACGTGAAACTGAAAAGTTAGCAACCAAAATAAAAAGAACATTGTTTAAAGACATGCCTTTTTTAAAGTTAAGTGAAAAAATACATTTACGTTATTTCACATTACATGTAGAACAGGTTGCCGAAGCATCAAAAGTAGTTGCTAAACTGCTTTCTTCATTAGTTATAAAAATAAAAATGTAATAAAACAACATCCTATGTTTTTATTCTTTTTATCAAGTGGTTTATTTTTAGGTTGGTCTTTAGGAGCCAACGATGCAGCTAATATATTTGGCTCTGCAGTAGGATCTAAAATGGTGAAATTTAGTGTAGCTGTTATTATTGCTTCTATCTTCGTTATTTTAGGAGCTGTATTACAGGGAGCTGGTGCATCGGATACACTTGGTAAATTAGGATCTGTAAATGCTATAGGTGGTGCTTTTACTGTTGCTCTTTGTGCAGGTGTTACAGTTTTTTGGATGACTCGTTTAAAATTACCTATATCTACGTCACAAGCAATTATTGGTGCAATTATTGGTTGGAATTTTTATTCAGGGAATACAACAGATATTACTGTTTTAGGTAAAATTGTTAGTACTTGGGTAGCAGGGCCAATTTTGGGTGCTATTTTTGCAATTTTATTGTATTTATTGTTGAAATTCTTTCTTGAAAGAAGTCAAATTCATCTCATAAAATTAGATGCTTATTTAAAATATGCACTTTTAATAATAGGTGCTTTTGGTGCTTATAGTTTGGGAGCAAATAATGTAGCAAATGTTGTTGGGGTATTTATACCTTCTGTACCCGATATTTATTTAGACTTTGGATTTTTTGCCTTAGATGGTATTCAGTTATTATTTTTAGTAGGTGGTATTTCTATTGCAGTAGGTATAGTAACTTATTCTAAAAAAGTAATGATGACTGTGGGTAGTGATTTAATGAAATTATCCGCAGAAGCTGCTTTGGTAATTGTGTTAGCACATGCTATGGTTTTATTTATTTTTTCATCCTCTTCTTTATCAAATGCCATACAAAGTATTGGCTTACCAGGAATACCTTTGGTGCCAGTTTCAAGTTCGCAAGCTATTGTTGGTGCAATTATGGGTGTTGGCTTGTTAAAAGGTGGTAGAGGAATTAAATTTAATGTATTGGGTAGAATTTCATTAGGGTGGATTACCACACCAATAATTGCTGGTTTTGTTTCATTTGTATCTTTGTTTTTTATGGACAATGTCTTTAAATTACAAGTGTTTAATGGCACAAATACAGCTTTAAAATCTGCAACTACTAATCTTAATAATTTACCAACTTCAGCTGAAACTGCTTTAAATATTAACTTGTTTCAACCTTTGTTATATACCATAATTATAATATTAATAGCTGTAATAATTGTTTTAGCATTAAAATTAACAAGCGACAAATTACATTCTAAAGATGAGCAATCAACAGATATAGTTAGAA
This window encodes:
- a CDS encoding META domain-containing protein yields the protein MNTETKGSSDIKQEITNNNPITEKYWKLKTLSGKDIKMDEKQEREIYFTLKSDENRVVGFAGCNNFSGTFTIEEGNRIRFKQIFSTLKACPDLNINESEFLKIFNLVDNYTINGDTLNLNIGKRAPLAVFEAVYF
- a CDS encoding TonB-dependent receptor translates to MKKIILILISIVFISQTIFAQDSNKSASITGKTTSNGGEIPYVSIFLKGTTIGTSTDENAEFNITNLKPGLYTIQIQAIGFKPFEQNIELQNNENKHINIELETDILGLEEVIVTGNRSRIIRKKASNIVNIINSEIFESTQSVTLSEGLNFCSGLRMENDCQNCGFSQVRMNGLEGPYSQILINSRPIFSGLAGVYGLELIPSNMIEKVEIIRGGGSALYGGNAVAGTINILLKDPTQNSFEVGVNNSFIGVGLEDSDATATDYSLNFNATVVGKNQQSGVAFYGFNRNRKPFDANGDSFSEIALLKNTTLGSRMFHKLGTRAKLSLDFFHINEERRGGNKFNYPNHEADISEAVEHNLTTTAVTFEQYYRENDLLSVFAAVQKINRDSYYGAEQSLSDYGTTKDATINAGVQYNAKFKTSDLIVGIEDTYATLKDSKLGYLDIENAVIIGDEIVSIPHTNNTIISNQEMNTLGIFSQYDIKIDKLKLSVGARLDNYSVEDKESNASKKTGNVFSPRVNFLYDIQSDFQARVSYSGGYRAPQIFDEDLHIESSGSRKVIHVNDANLKQETSDSFMASLDYSKSFGTSSFGILVEGFHTKLNNPFTNEYSEPDADGVVTYTRINATDGAFVQGINLELNYVPSTNLKLNAGFTFQKSKYEEAQEFDEKNFFRTPENYGFFTIDWEASDSWCIIGTGTYTGKMLVPYFGTTISNPDEGELRTSETFFDAGLKITKTLKIAHNNLEISGGIKNIFNSYQEDFDTGVDRDPAYIYGPMTPRTIYFGLKFGNILN
- a CDS encoding 2-oxoglutarate dehydrogenase E1 component, whose protein sequence is MDKFSFLNAVHTEFIADLYDQYLINPDSVETSWRSFFQGYDFANENYSVTDAEVQIPENVFKEFKVIDLINGYRTRGHFFTKTNPVRARRQYTPTLDIENFGLSENDLDTVFDAGGMIGSGKNTLRNIIKHLQNIYCDSIGVEYMYIRNPKEIKWLQKQLNKNSNHPNYSVESKKYILQKLNQAVTFENFLQTKYVGQKRFSLEGGETLIPALGSVIRNAAEIYDADEFVLGMAHRGRLNTLANIFRKPIRDIFSEFEGKDFEDETIDGDVKYHLGLTINKTLKNNKELKMNLVPNPSHLETVGPIVEGITRAKIDKTYNGNNSKILPIIVHGDAAIAGQGLVYEVTQMSKLPGYTTGGTIHIVINNQIGFTTNYLDGRSSTYCTDIAKVTLSPVLHVNADDVEAVVHAVEMALDFRMKFKRDIFIDLLGYRKYGHNEGDEPRFTQPKLYKAIAKHKNPRDIYAEKLISEGVIDSQYLNNTIADFKNLLEKEYQLSKQAETSKVREFMKDTWKDFERHRLDAMLISETTDYPKSKLQEISKTVSTVPEGVKFLRKAERILRDRNKMVFETDKIDWGMGETLAYGSLLQEGFDVRISGQDVERGTFSHRHAIIRDEISEERINLLNTVKGNKGQMYIYNSLLSEYGVLGFDYGYAMANPNTLTIWEAQFGDFSNGAQIIFDQYLSAAEDKWKLQNGIVVLLPHGYEGQGSEHSSARMERYLQLCAIDNMIVADCTTPANFYHLLRRQMIRKYRKPLIVFTPKSLLRHPLVTSTLDEFANGNFEEVIDDTIAPENVTKLVFCTGKFYYDLLAERTSLERNDIAFVRIEQLFPLHLDKLQQIIDKYPNVKNYVWAQEEPENMGAWSYMLQRFRLVPLEVASQPFYAVPAAGSSARFKRRHKRILDKVFQTNE
- a CDS encoding DUF47 domain-containing protein encodes the protein MIRIFKTSKNVILNIDEYFDTVELGILNFKEGINNYLEGNLSEFENNLDKVNKQEESADAIIRKIENDFYVHSLMPNYSSDILSLLEKTDDIIDKIKDNLSQFDVEDPYFPEDIKNDFSRLVSLSVKSAENVIPAARVFFTAPNLVKDKLQKVIFYERETEKLATKIKRTLFKDMPFLKLSEKIHLRYFTLHVEQVAEASKVVAKLLSSLVIKIKM
- the odhB gene encoding 2-oxoglutarate dehydrogenase complex dihydrolipoyllysine-residue succinyltransferase; its protein translation is MVLEMKVPSPGESITEVEIATWLVEDGDYVEKDQPIAEVDSDKATLELPAEESGIITLKAEEGDAVEVGAVVCLIDMDAKKPEGTSTETNTTVEVESPKTEAQPKEEKTTYASGAASPAAKKVLAEKGIAASEIKGTGKDGRITKDDAVKAVPSMGTPTGGARGSEKSKLSMLRRKVAQRLVAVKNETAMLTTFNEVDMKPIFDLRKEFKEDFKAKHGVSLGFMSFFTLAVVRALKIYPDVNSMLDGDYKISHDFQDISIAVSGPKGLMVPVIRNAENLSFRGVESEVKRLAIRARDGQITVDEMTGGTFTITNGGVFGSMLSTPIINPPQSGILGMHNIVERPIAVNGEVVIRPIMYVALSYDHRIIDGKESVGFLVAVKEALENPTELLMDNNPKKALEL
- a CDS encoding inorganic phosphate transporter; the encoded protein is MFLFFLSSGLFLGWSLGANDAANIFGSAVGSKMVKFSVAVIIASIFVILGAVLQGAGASDTLGKLGSVNAIGGAFTVALCAGVTVFWMTRLKLPISTSQAIIGAIIGWNFYSGNTTDITVLGKIVSTWVAGPILGAIFAILLYLLLKFFLERSQIHLIKLDAYLKYALLIIGAFGAYSLGANNVANVVGVFIPSVPDIYLDFGFFALDGIQLLFLVGGISIAVGIVTYSKKVMMTVGSDLMKLSAEAALVIVLAHAMVLFIFSSSSLSNAIQSIGLPGIPLVPVSSSQAIVGAIMGVGLLKGGRGIKFNVLGRISLGWITTPIIAGFVSFVSLFFMDNVFKLQVFNGTNTALKSATTNLNNLPTSAETALNINLFQPLLYTIIIILIAVIIVLALKLTSDKLHSKDEQSTDIVRKYKTQEAFLKTELTKVNSENAELEKEIEFKRKEQMNIALSIIQKNRFLEKLRTKIDAIINKSDTNQEELSNLKKLIVENLSIDKERQRFNIYINELNRDFYFRLLNRYPNLTENEQHLCALVRLNLSSKDMASILNISTKSVEVNRHRLRKKMHLKRENNLSEIISKL